One window from the genome of Oculatellaceae cyanobacterium encodes:
- the rplL gene encoding 50S ribosomal protein L7/L12, whose amino-acid sequence MSAATEEILERLKSLTLLEASELVKQIEEAFGVSAAAPAGGMMMMAPGAATATEEVEEKTEFDVILEEVPADKKISVLKVVRTLTGLGLKEAKDLVESTPKAVKEAIAKDAAEDAKKQLEESGAKVTIK is encoded by the coding sequence ATGTCTGCTGCAACTGAAGAAATTTTGGAAAGATTAAAATCTCTAACTCTGTTAGAAGCTTCAGAACTCGTTAAGCAAATTGAAGAAGCTTTTGGAGTTAGTGCTGCTGCTCCTGCTGGTGGCATGATGATGATGGCTCCTGGTGCTGCTACTGCTACGGAAGAAGTAGAAGAAAAAACTGAATTTGATGTCATTCTGGAAGAAGTTCCTGCTGACAAGAAGATTTCTGTTCTTAAAGTCGTTCGTACCTTGACTGGTCTAGGTTTAAAAGAAGCTAAAGATTTAGTTGAATCTACACCTAAAGCAGTTAAAGAAGCTATTGCTAAGGATGCTGCTGAAGATGCTAAGAAGCAGCTTGAAGAATCTGGTGCTAAGGTAACTATCAAGTAA
- the rplJ gene encoding 50S ribosomal protein L10, which yields MGRTKENKQAIIAELKQTLSDSQLAVVIDYQGLSVAEITDLRQRLIPKGAVCKVTKNTLMRIAVEGDQAWEPMTEFLQGSSAFLLVKDDIGGAIKAYQDFQKASKKTELRGGVMEGRALNQNQVKAIGDLPSKEQLMAQIAGAINGVATKLAVGINEVPASLARGLQAYSDKDNSNSDAEAA from the coding sequence ATGGGTAGAACCAAAGAAAATAAGCAAGCGATTATCGCTGAACTCAAGCAAACTTTAAGTGATTCCCAGTTGGCTGTAGTCATCGACTACCAAGGCTTATCTGTTGCTGAAATCACAGACTTGCGGCAGCGTTTGATTCCAAAAGGTGCTGTTTGCAAGGTGACAAAAAACACCTTGATGCGGATAGCAGTTGAAGGCGACCAAGCTTGGGAACCAATGACGGAATTCCTCCAAGGTTCTTCCGCATTTTTGCTCGTCAAAGATGATATTGGCGGCGCAATTAAGGCATACCAAGACTTCCAAAAAGCCAGCAAGAAGACTGAACTTCGCGGTGGCGTGATGGAAGGTCGCGCTTTGAATCAAAACCAAGTCAAAGCGATTGGTGATTTACCATCCAAGGAGCAACTCATGGCTCAGATTGCTGGCGCTATCAATGGCGTGGCAACCAAGCTGGCTGTGGGAATCAACGAAGTTCCAGCTTCGCTGGCACGAGGACTCCAAGCTTATTCCGATAAGGATAATAGCAACAGCGACGCAGAAGCGGCATAG
- the rplA gene encoding 50S ribosomal protein L1: MAKKVSRRFQALLERVEDRAYDPTEALNLLKETATAKFPESAEAHIRLGIDPKYTDQQLRTTVALPKGTGQAVRVAVIARGEKVNEAATSGADLAGSEELIEDIQKGMMDFDLLIATPDMMPQVAKLGRLLGPRGLMPSPKGGTVTFDLAGAIAEFKAGKLEFRADRTGIVHVMFGKASFSAQDLLTNLKALQETIDRNRPSGAKGRYWRSIYVAATMGPSIEVDVNALRDLKLNEAA, translated from the coding sequence ATGGCAAAGAAAGTTTCGCGTAGATTTCAAGCACTGCTAGAAAGAGTTGAAGACCGAGCTTACGACCCAACAGAGGCTTTAAATCTGTTAAAGGAAACAGCTACGGCTAAATTCCCGGAGTCGGCAGAAGCTCATATTCGTTTAGGAATTGACCCGAAATACACCGACCAACAATTACGGACGACAGTAGCGCTACCTAAAGGCACTGGTCAAGCGGTGCGGGTAGCGGTAATTGCTAGAGGTGAAAAAGTTAATGAAGCAGCAACTTCTGGAGCAGATCTTGCTGGTTCAGAAGAGTTGATTGAAGACATCCAAAAAGGGATGATGGATTTCGACTTGCTAATTGCTACCCCAGATATGATGCCCCAGGTTGCCAAACTAGGTCGGCTACTTGGCCCCCGTGGTTTGATGCCTTCTCCCAAGGGTGGTACGGTAACATTTGATTTGGCAGGTGCGATCGCAGAATTCAAAGCTGGTAAATTAGAATTTCGGGCCGATCGTACAGGCATTGTTCATGTTATGTTTGGTAAGGCTTCTTTTTCAGCCCAAGACTTGCTAACCAACCTCAAGGCATTGCAAGAAACAATTGATCGCAACCGTCCTTCTGGAGCCAAGGGACGTTACTGGCGCAGTATATACGTAGCTGCAACAATGGGCCCCTCTATTGAAGTAGATGTTAACGCCCTGCGTGACCTAAAACTTAACGAGGCTGCATAA
- the rplK gene encoding 50S ribosomal protein L11, producing MAKKVVAVVKLALNAGKANPAPPVGPALGQHGVNIMAFCKEYNARTADQPGMVIPVEISVYEDRSFTFVLKTPPASVLIRKAAGIERGSNEPNKKKVGSLSRAQLQEIAQTKMPDLNANDIDAAVKIIEGTARNMGVTIKD from the coding sequence ATGGCAAAGAAAGTTGTTGCAGTAGTTAAATTGGCTCTGAATGCAGGGAAAGCCAACCCTGCGCCCCCTGTTGGCCCAGCACTGGGTCAACATGGTGTAAACATTATGGCGTTCTGCAAAGAGTATAACGCCCGCACCGCCGATCAACCAGGCATGGTAATTCCGGTAGAAATTTCGGTTTATGAAGACCGGAGTTTCACTTTTGTACTGAAAACGCCACCTGCTTCAGTTTTGATTAGAAAGGCAGCAGGAATTGAGCGAGGATCAAACGAACCTAACAAAAAGAAAGTTGGTTCATTGAGTCGCGCCCAGTTGCAAGAAATCGCTCAAACAAAAATGCCTGACCTCAATGCTAATGATATTGACGCGGCAGTAAAAATTATTGAAGGTACCGCCCGTAATATGGGTGTCACTATCAAGGATTAG
- the nusG gene encoding transcription termination/antitermination protein NusG — protein sequence MTFAADESYDDAAHQAGASIQPRWYAVQVASGCEKRVKSNLEQRIQSFDVADWVLQVEIPQTPTVKIRKDGSRSPSEEKVFPGYVLVKMRLWRDEDGEEKINDDAWQVVKNTPNVINFVGSEQKRGYGRGRGHVKPVPLSVTEVERIFKQATEQEPVVKTHLAAGDKIIVLSGPFKDFEGEVIEVSPERSKLKALLSIFGRDTPVELEFNQVQKQS from the coding sequence ATGACTTTTGCAGCGGACGAATCATACGATGATGCCGCGCACCAAGCAGGGGCAAGCATACAACCCCGATGGTATGCTGTGCAGGTAGCTTCAGGCTGTGAAAAGCGGGTTAAAAGCAACCTAGAGCAGCGCATTCAATCGTTTGATGTAGCTGATTGGGTTCTCCAAGTAGAGATACCTCAAACCCCCACCGTCAAAATTCGCAAAGATGGTTCACGCTCACCATCAGAAGAAAAAGTGTTTCCTGGCTATGTGCTAGTAAAAATGCGGCTCTGGCGAGATGAAGATGGTGAGGAAAAAATCAACGATGATGCTTGGCAGGTAGTCAAGAATACCCCGAATGTGATCAACTTTGTGGGTTCTGAGCAAAAACGCGGATATGGGCGGGGGCGTGGACACGTTAAACCTGTGCCGCTAAGTGTTACAGAAGTTGAACGCATCTTTAAACAAGCTACAGAACAAGAGCCAGTAGTCAAAACTCATTTGGCAGCAGGAGATAAAATAATTGTTCTGTCGGGGCCGTTTAAAGATTTTGAGGGTGAAGTGATTGAAGTTAGCCCCGAAAGGAGCAAACTCAAGGCGTTACTATCTATTTTTGGACGTGATACGCCCGTGGAGTTAGAGTTTAATCAGGTTCAGAAACAAAGCTAA
- the secE gene encoding preprotein translocase subunit SecE: MAKKSEAEIEEKKAGFNPVEFFDSSKEELNKVVWPSRQQLISESLAVILMVSLSATIIYLVDNFFAWVAGKVFL; the protein is encoded by the coding sequence GTGGCGAAGAAAAGTGAAGCAGAGATAGAAGAAAAGAAAGCTGGGTTTAATCCAGTGGAATTCTTTGATAGCAGCAAAGAAGAACTAAACAAAGTTGTTTGGCCTAGTCGTCAGCAGTTGATTAGTGAATCTTTGGCTGTAATTTTGATGGTATCTCTGTCTGCAACAATAATTTATTTGGTGGATAACTTCTTCGCTTGGGTAGCAGGAAAGGTGTTTTTATGA
- the rplS gene encoding 50S ribosomal protein L19: protein MNAQEIIRSIEKEHLKTDLPIINVGDTLKVGVRVIEGGKQRVQPYEGVVIAQARSGINHTITVRRTFQGVGVERVFLVHSPRIASIQVLRRGKVRRAKLYYLRALVGKATRIKQRFDREL from the coding sequence ATGAACGCTCAAGAAATTATTCGCTCAATTGAAAAGGAACACCTAAAAACAGACCTACCTATAATCAATGTAGGTGACACCCTGAAGGTGGGAGTAAGAGTTATTGAAGGCGGTAAACAACGGGTACAGCCTTATGAAGGTGTCGTCATTGCTCAAGCACGCAGTGGAATTAACCACACCATTACGGTACGTCGCACATTCCAAGGTGTAGGCGTAGAAAGGGTTTTTCTAGTCCACTCACCTCGGATCGCCAGTATCCAAGTATTGCGTCGCGGTAAAGTGCGTCGGGCTAAACTTTATTATCTGCGCGCTCTCGTTGGTAAAGCTACCCGCATCAAACAACGCTTTGATCGTGAGCTTTAA